The genomic window CTCATAATCGTCCAGATATTGCTTATGCAGTGAGCATAGTAAGTCAATTTATGCATTGTCCTAGTGAAGAACACATGGATGCAGTTATCCGGATTCTTCGTTACTTAAAGTCCTCTCCTGGGAAAGGGCTTATATTCTCCAAGAATAATCATTTAAATATTGATGGCTACactgatgcagattgggcaggtGATGCTCATGATCGGAGATCCACATCAGGTTACTTTACTTTTGTAGGAGGTAATTTGGTCTCATGGAAGAGCAAGAAGCAAAAAGTAGTGGCATTATCAAGTGCCGAGGCTGAGTTTAGAGGAATGTCTAAGGGTCTTTGTGAACTACTTTGGCTTAGAAGATTACTAACTGAAATTGGCTTCCCTCCTAGTGCTGAAATGAGTTTGTTTTGTGATAATAAGGCTGCTATTGCTATTTCCCAAAACCCAGTGCAACACGATCGTACTAAACATGTGGAGGTGGATAGGCATTTCATCAAAGAAAACCTTGAAGGCAAAATAGTTAAATTTCCTTTTGTCAAGTCTGAAAATCAGTTGGCAGACATGCTTACAAAAGCAGTCTCTAGCAAAGTTTTTCATAGCTCACTTGACAAGTTGTGCATAAGtgatatctatgcaccaacttgagggggagtgttggtGTGAGCTGTCAATTATAAAGAAATATCAGATACACTTTATTGTCAATATCTCCCTTTAAATGTCAACCAAAGTCAACCGTGATATTAGCCTTAGAATAAGCATCTAGTCTTACtctttgtacatatatatatatatgtagtgtATCAGCAGTTGTTCTACACACAAtaatacaataataaaaatcatattattcCTTTTTGACATGTTTATCATCCAATATTTAGGGATTAATTGTTTGCATGTAATTTGCTTTAATGTGTTAGCTAATCCTATTGAGCTTTTTTGAAGACTTATAATATGAAAAAGCAACAAGAATACTTGAAACTTAGATTTTATTTTCTCACATGCAAGAAAACAGACTTTGAAGTGCTGAAATGAGATAGCAAATGAGTATACAGATTTTAATtctcaaattatattttatgtactTTGAATTAACAatacaattataataaaagcTTGTATTTAATTGCTACTATTGTTTTTATGCCAGAATCATTGCATTTCAGTATCAACATTCTTCAGATTCACACTTATCATAGCATCCAGTGTATCATGATTGGAAGGAGCTGAGGCCAATCATGCAGAAGAGAATTTTGTTCACACACTGAAATAACCAAGTGCACTTATGTTGAAAAAGGGAGCTGAAGCCGTTATACTTTGATTTCGTGTTCAGGGTAATCCAGCACTTTTACTTAGAAATTAATGGACTTCAGAGATTTATGTCAACTCCAATATAATTTCATCAGCAAGTGTTCAATTTGGTCTATAAAAATTGTAGGACCGTATAAGCACAGTCTCACATACTAACAACATTCTTAAATGATTGATGAAATTGTAAAATGCTATTCGAGTACTTATAAATGTCTGATctattatcaaatatatcaCAAGaaagcaaatacaaagagtgGTATGAACCTTATTATTCCCATCTAAAATGGAACATTGaggaaaacataaataaacaaacaagaAACATAAACATATAATCACTAGTGGACATGGTTTCTCATCATTTTCTTCTTTATCTTTGGCACTTTAATTACAAATGCCACATAAATCTTGTCAGCAACATCTTCCACCCATCTGAAGTAAGCATGTCTCCAATTCTTCTTCAACCACAAAGTGCCAATAAATCCCCATAAGCCAGTTGCAAAACCGACTGCTATCACAAAGTAGAACAatactttttctttctcatcttCATCTCCATCACCTTTGGTTTCAGAACTTCCATGTGAAATACCACCGGGACACATATTTGGGAGTGGAGATCCACAAAGGTATGGATTGTAAGCATAAATAGATGGGTCATCAAGAGTCAAAAACTGATTATCTTTGGGAATTGGTCCTGAAAGGTTATTGTGCGACAAGTTTAAATGACTCAATGAAGTTAAAGCAGACATGGTGTTTGGAATTGTTCCTGAAAGTTGGTTTTGAGACATGTCCAAAGATTCTAGTGATTTCATGTCTCCTATCAATTGAGGAATCTCTcctttcaattgattttttgACAAGTTCATGAAATGTAGTCCTGTGAGCCAAGTAATTTCATTAGGAATAAATCCAATCAAATTGTTTTGTGACAAGTCCATATTGACTACAAGCTTCAATATTTTTGTATACTCGAGTTCCACTCCTTTCACAACTTCTGTGACAACTTGATCAGACCATTCAGATCCAGGAGCCAAAGCAAAAGCTTGTATGGGAGCTGATGATGATATTGATTTTTCCATTGTCATTCCTTTAAGGTTTCCTATGCATTGAGGTATTGAACCTTGTAATTTGTTTCTGGAAAGGTCCAAAATTTTGAGTGATTTAAGTTGGCATAGTTGTGAAGGAATACTACCATTCAACATGTTTTGTCGCAGTCTAAGAATTTGCAGGGAAGGGAAAGTGTTTGCTTCCCATGATAATGGTATACTACCAGAGAGTTGATTCTCACCAAGATCTAAAATCAACAATTGCGTCAAATTTATGAAAGACGCTGGAAACTCTCCTTGAAGGTTATTATCGTTCAAATGCAACCAAACCAACGATGAAAGATTCCCGAATGAGCTTGGAAATGCTCCAGTTAGTTTGTTGGATGACAATTTTATCTCGGACCATTTTTGATTATCCTTCCAACAATTTGGAATTTCACCGGACAAATGGTTGTTTGAAAGGTCAAGGTTGTTCAGTTGACATTGGCACAAAGAGGTTGGTATTGAACCATTTAAGTGGTTATTTTGTAGAAACAAGTTTTCCAAAGACAACATTACATGACCAATGTTTTTTGGAAGTGAATCAGTGATTTGATTATGGGAGAGATTCAAATGCCTCAAATTTAAATGCCAACCATCTTTCATAGACATTATTCCATCCAACTTGTTTGAAGAAATatccaaataattcaaattgaCAAGTTGACCAAGACTTTCAGGAATGGATCCATTAAAAGAGTTGTTTGAAAGATCAAGATAATAAAGATTTTCAAGTTTCCCTAGGATTTTAGGGATTGAACCATGAAATTTATTAGAAGAAAGATCAATGTAAGTTAAATTGACAAGTTGTCCAAGATTTTCAGGAATGAGTCCATTAAaggaattatttgaaaaaataagatATTGTAGATTTTCAAGTTTCCCTAAGCTTTGAGGAATAGAACCATCCAATTTATTAGAAGAAAGATCAATGCAAGTTAAATTGACAAGTTGTCCAAGATTTTCAGGAATGAGTCCATTAAaggaattatttgaaaaaataagatATTGTAGATTTTCAAGTTTCCCTAAGCTTTGAGGAATAGAACCATCCAATTTATTAGAAGAAAGATCAATGTAAGTTAAATTGACAAGTTGTCCAATATTACTTGAAATGACCCCTTCCAATGCATTATTGAATAGATATATCTCTTGCAACTTTGACAATTTTTCTATAGACAAGGGGATAGGTCCATGGAAAAAGTTTGAACCAAAATTAAGGCGCTTTAGATTTTCAAGTTGTCCCAACCATGTTGGCATGCGATCACTAATATCATTATCCTCTAAATCCAGTACCTCCAAATCATATGTATTGCAACCAGATAATTCAAAGTGTCCCATTAATTCCCCTTGAAGCTTGTTTAATGATAAATCTAATTGTTTTAGGTGGCACATGTTTGTTATGATTGATGATAGAAAACATTCTTTAAGAGTGAGTTGATTCAACTTAAGGTTAAGGTGCACAAGTCTCTTCAACTCAGCAAGCCATGGTGGAATTGAAGTTAAACTATTTGCTAAAAGATAGAGTGATTCGATGGAAGTCATGTTTCGAAACACCTCTGGAATTGGACCATGAAGCCCATTGAAAGAAAGCTCAAGAAGGGTAAGTTTTTCAAAGCCAGTGAACCATGATGGAATAGAAGTGAAATTGTTGTCAGAAAGATAAAGTGATTCCATAGAAGTCATGTTTTGAAAAGACTCGGGAATTGGACCATGAAGCTCATTGAATGAGAGATCAAGATAGAAAAGAGACGTCATGTTTTGTAAAGCATAACGAGGAATGAGTGAATTGTCAATTTCACATTCAAACAAGGAAAGATATAACAAGGAAGGAAGTGTATTGAGTACCTGGAACAAGTTGTGTGTTTCATTGAGGCGAATATAACTCAAGTCAAGGTGTTTGAGTGAATGGAGTTTCGATATCCAACTGATGTCACCATTCATTTGTAATTCTCTCTCTACTAAAATAGCACTCGGAGAGGGAGAGTAATAGTCAAAGTAATTGAAGCTGAGATCAAGAAATTGTAGGTTCTTGAGATTGCCGAGATTGTTGGGAATCCTCCCGCTAAAACTAGCTCCAGAAAGAGAGAGATACTCAAGGCGTCCCATGGAACCGATGAACACGGGAATTGGACTCCCACTGAAATAATTTCCAGTCAAGTCCAAATAAGTCAAGTGTTCCAATTGCAACAAAGATGAGCTCACATTTGAAGCAACTACGTGTTTCCAACTGGAACAGGGCATATCATCTCCCAAATTGTACATGTATTCGTCAGAATGTTCTCGTTGTTGCCTCCAAGAGAATGGGTGGTAACAAGGATTTTTGAGATTAAGCTTGACAACATGTCCAGTAACATTGTCACAACCAATGCCTTCCCATTGACAACAGTGAGTGCCTTTCCATGATGAAAGATTGTTTGGTGAATCATATGAAATAGATGCTTTGAAATCGAGAAGAGCTTGCCTCTCTTGTTCAATGCAAGGGAAGTTTGAATTTGCACACAAACATATTTGTGCAATTTGAATCAACACCAAAAAAAGTACTACAAATTTGTAATATCTTTCCATCTTTTCTGTCTCTGTTTCAATTGGAATTGGATGATGCCTTTCATTTCACTCAAACAACTATTATATAATAGgcttagtaaaatggtcccttaaaaggCATTTTTGGTTTCACGGACATTTTTGgttcagtttggtcctattcggattttttttagggaccaaactgattaatggAAATGACTTTAAGGGACATATTcggatctttttttttttaaggaacctattcgaactttttttttctttaagggaccaatttaaaaccaaaaatgttTTTAATGGACCATTTTACCAACCTATCATTTTCACTTATAACAAGTATATCAACTTCCTTGAAGCATCAAACTATAAACAAATGTCAATGCTAGCTTTTATTTCTAGTTCATAATGTCAAAGCAGCTTTAAAGCCTTTGAATTTTCAACAACTTATCAGATTGATTATTGGTTTGATTGTGTAATcgtatttttgtcaaaattatgcatcGAAATTTATGCGGTGGGAAAAAATTATAGTACTGTTgaatataaatttggtatttatcaattaaagataattggtgggtccaatgtACTTAAAAAGGAATGGAGGtacatcgcattatatatgcaggagtcgGGGATCGAACCCCGGACACTTCACTTATCTATCTTTgagatgaaatttctagccattagactacttcacaaaaaaaaggaatggaggtactattaattaaataattaattaatctcaactttgtaataaattaattacaacaattttttttacaagaaatttaattacAACATAATTATGTCTAACTACACTTATCTAAATCTTATTTTAGTATTAATCTCAATTATACACTTTTAGAAGTTTCAATCAACATATGCATTATTTTCATATTACCTTAAAATATCAACAAATTAGAAATCTTAAATATCCTTTCGTGCAGTTTCATACTAGTTGTCTAAACAAATTGAAATACTTCACaatatactatatttttttgtttcatttaatacctcattttcatctcttttacttgatttttttctttgctAATTCACATATACCAATTGTATTCCAAAGATGTTGACCGAGTACATGCATAAACATTACCGTCATACTACTATACTAGAACTATTGAAGTAAAGCTTTAAAATTTGAGCCTTTAAATTTTCAACACTATCAAATTGTGGACACAAATTAAAAAGTTGTGCtgttttattagaaaattaattttagtgccacaataaacttttttttttggtataaaatgCCACAATAAACTTTTTAATAGTCACATATAGTGAAGTGACCATATTTATGGATTTTAAATTCAACTTTAAATTTCagcaaaacttttttttttttcatttgtaactgttgaaaaaaaaaaagagtttaaagaCTACACATcgtcagtgtaaattaattttacaccgacaatCAATAAGAATGAAACATTATTTcacatcatattaagaaagtgagaTTTAGTGGAATGATGTGGCGAAAAATATGGTTGGTGTTGATTGACAGCGTAAAATTAGTGAATATTCTTTTTTTCTAAACAAGAAACCGATTTCGAATGAAATTTCTACATTAAGCTTTTGTGTTAAATTGTAAGTACGTGAACGCCCATATAATtaagtattattttattctaaagTGACCATTATTATCAAGTGTTGAGTAAAGGTTCTGCATACACAAATTAGAAGTAGCTCAAAAACATAAGCAactatttaaattaaattaaattaaaataaaatataaactaatcATTTGACCAAAGCattattgatgtatttggttaaaaatttggactaaatacattaactttatttgatcaatTTTACCTTATATTTTGAGCCACCTGTTATTTTTTCACtcttattaagaaaaactaaTTGGGTAGTTAACATGTTCATTTTATAAATAGATGTGCATAAAATacactttgaatttgaatatgtaTATAGTCAATTTTGACTTTCCAGACATGTAGTTGTATTAATCAGAGgtttatttaaaaagaaataataaatatatctaATAATTTCAAAAGAGACTTATATATCTAAAGATAAactttttaatcaaataaatacTTATATTTGAAGACAGAAGGAATAGTAGATTAGAAGTATAAGTAAAGTACTCCGTTCaatcttatatataataaacattttactttttagatttatggttaaatttatgtatttagactataataTTGTCTAGATATATCAATTCTATAATCaatctaaaaagttaaatatttcttatatataagaccgaagggataatattttaaagtttaaatgaCTTTGAATTTTCTACACTATCAAATTGTGGACACAAATATAGTTGTTTTTCTAATTCCACATGATGATTATCATAATACTcctctaatttttattataagaaggaaaaaaaactttttagatttatgaaGTAACTAATATATTTGCACTATATTTTGGACCGAATATATAGTTATCCAATaaagctaaaaaataattttatttttcttatattaagaaagAGTAGTCACATACAatgaaaagttgaaaaaaaaaaatggaaatgaaaTTTCCACATTAAGCTTTTAGGATTATCTTAATTAGTGTCCACACGACACtaaattaagaaaacaaaagaaataaaacttttattgaaaatatCACTTTTTGTGATTTTGAGCGTTTTACTACTAGAGTTGGGAATAGGCTAGATTGAGCTAGGCTTTGCTAAGTCTGAGCCTCACTTGTCAAAAAATTGAAGGCTTGAGCCTGGCCTATGGCCTATTATAGGCCTAATTTTTAGGCTTGAGTCTGGTCTTTTGAAAGTCTTATGTGACATGTtggcctgtttaaaagcctatttcatatgaacatatttaaataaataattatatttatttttaaatatacttatgaacgaATAAACCAATattccttttgatatttaacatgctattttagaaaatttgactatatatgtcatcatatttcaattctagtttataataatacatttatatatgttaaaaacaaatgtagattaataaatttaaactacttaaaaagttaatagatttataatttaaccaaagtacaaattttaatatataaattataatcatagtaaaaatattattcatattaagtTAAATAGGTCGGCCTAATAGgtctcaaaggcttttttaatggtcTGCGGCATGGTCTTTTtaactaaataggcttataaaaaagttttaacctgctttatttaaagaaataggttGG from Trifolium pratense cultivar HEN17-A07 linkage group LG1, ARS_RC_1.1, whole genome shotgun sequence includes these protein-coding regions:
- the LOC123899340 gene encoding receptor-like protein 36 isoform X2, producing MERYYKFVVLFLVLIQIAQICLCANSNFPCIEQERQALLDFKASISYDSPNNLSSWKGTHCCQWEGIGCDNVTGHVVKLNLKNPCYHPFSWRQQREHSDEYMYNLGDDMPCSSWKHVVASNVSSSLLQLEHLTYLDLTGNYFSGSPIPVFIGSMGRLEYLSLSGASFSGRIPNNLGNLKNLQFLDLSFNYFDYYSPSPSAILVERELQMNGDISWISKLHSLKHLDLSYIRLNETHNLFQVLNTLPSLLYLSLFECEIDNSLIPRYALQNMTSLFYLDLSFNELHGPIPESFQNMTSMESLYLSDNNFTSIPSWFTGFEKLTLLELSFNGLHGPIPEVFRNMTSIESLYLLANSLTSIPPWLAELKRLVHLNLKLNQLTLKECFLSSIITNMCHLKQLDLSLNKLQGELMGHFELSGCNTYDLEVLDLEDNDISDRMPTWLGQLENLKRLNFGSNFFHGPIPLSIEKLSKLQEIYLFNNALEGVISSNIGQLVNLTYIDLSSNKLDGSIPQSLGKLENLQYLIFSNNSFNGLIPENLGQLVNLTYIDLSSNKFHGSIPKILGKLENLYYLDLSNNSFNGSIPESLGQLVNLNYLDISSNKLDGIMSMKDGWHLNLRHLNLSHNQITDSLPKNIGHVMLSLENLFLQNNHLNGSIPTSLCQCQLNNLDLSNNHLSGEIPNCWKDNQKWSEIKLSSNKLTGAFPSSFGNLSSLVWLHLNDNNLQGEFPASFINLTQLLILDLGENQLSGSIPLSWEANTFPSLQILRLRQNMLNGSIPSQLCQLKSLKILDLSRNKLQGSIPQCIGNLKGMTMEKSISSSAPIQAFALAPGSEWSDQVVTEVVKGVELEYTKILKLVVNMDLSQNNLIGFIPNEITWLTGLHFMNLSKNQLKGEIPQLIGDMKSLESLDMSQNQLSGTIPNTMSALTSLSHLNLSHNNLSGPIPKDNQFLTLDDPSIYAYNPYLCGSPLPNMCPGGISHGSSETKGDGDEDEKEKVLFYFVIAVGFATGLWGFIGTLWLKKNWRHAYFRWVEDVADKIYVAFVIKVPKIKKKMMRNHVH
- the LOC123899340 gene encoding receptor-like protein EIX2 isoform X1; its protein translation is MERYYKFVVLFLVLIQIAQICLCANSNFPCIEQERQALLDFKASISYDSPNNLSSWKGTHCCQWEGIGCDNVTGHVVKLNLKNPCYHPFSWRQQREHSDEYMYNLGDDMPCSSWKHVVASNVSSSLLQLEHLTYLDLTGNYFSGSPIPVFIGSMGRLEYLSLSGASFSGRIPNNLGNLKNLQFLDLSFNYFDYYSPSPSAILVERELQMNGDISWISKLHSLKHLDLSYIRLNETHNLFQVLNTLPSLLYLSLFECEIDNSLIPRYALQNMTSLFYLDLSFNELHGPIPESFQNMTSMESLYLSDNNFTSIPSWFTGFEKLTLLELSFNGLHGPIPEVFRNMTSIESLYLLANSLTSIPPWLAELKRLVHLNLKLNQLTLKECFLSSIITNMCHLKQLDLSLNKLQGELMGHFELSGCNTYDLEVLDLEDNDISDRMPTWLGQLENLKRLNFGSNFFHGPIPLSIEKLSKLQEIYLFNNALEGVISSNIGQLVNLTYIDLSSNKLDGSIPQSLGKLENLQYLIFSNNSFNGLIPENLGQLVNLTCIDLSSNKLDGSIPQSLGKLENLQYLIFSNNSFNGLIPENLGQLVNLTYIDLSSNKFHGSIPKILGKLENLYYLDLSNNSFNGSIPESLGQLVNLNYLDISSNKLDGIMSMKDGWHLNLRHLNLSHNQITDSLPKNIGHVMLSLENLFLQNNHLNGSIPTSLCQCQLNNLDLSNNHLSGEIPNCWKDNQKWSEIKLSSNKLTGAFPSSFGNLSSLVWLHLNDNNLQGEFPASFINLTQLLILDLGENQLSGSIPLSWEANTFPSLQILRLRQNMLNGSIPSQLCQLKSLKILDLSRNKLQGSIPQCIGNLKGMTMEKSISSSAPIQAFALAPGSEWSDQVVTEVVKGVELEYTKILKLVVNMDLSQNNLIGFIPNEITWLTGLHFMNLSKNQLKGEIPQLIGDMKSLESLDMSQNQLSGTIPNTMSALTSLSHLNLSHNNLSGPIPKDNQFLTLDDPSIYAYNPYLCGSPLPNMCPGGISHGSSETKGDGDEDEKEKVLFYFVIAVGFATGLWGFIGTLWLKKNWRHAYFRWVEDVADKIYVAFVIKVPKIKKKMMRNHVH